The following DNA comes from Thermofilaceae archaeon.
AGCTTCTGGGAGAGGGTAGAGGAGCGAGTCTCGCAGCTGCTGAAGGACGACCGGAAGGTTTCGCACGGCGGGCTTTCAAAGCTGCTCGAGGAAGGAAGGAGCGAGAGGTAGCCTATATCGATACGAGCGTGATCGTAGCCTTCATCGACGAGAATGATGCCAACCACGGGAAAGCCGTCGAAATGCTCAATCAGCTGGAGGGCTACTGGAAGGTCACCAGCGAGCTGGTTCTCGTTGAGCTGGCCTCCGTCTTCTCACAGGCTGGTTTTAGCGAACCAGTGGAGCTCGCGTTCTACTCTGTAAGGAGAAGCGGAGCTCAGCGTGCCTCGATTGACTTCAGCAGGGTGATCCGCACGGCGCTCTTGTACTCCAGAGAACTCAAGCTGAGAACGCTGGATCTGCTCCACGTGGCATCCTGCCGTACAATCGGTGCAACTGTGTTCGCAACACTCGACCGTGAACTCGCGCGCAGGAAGAACGCTATAGCAAACCTCCTGGGAATCGAGGTCCTCCACCAGCTCTCTGGATAGTGGACGCTGCGAGAGAGCCGGTGCATCACTGTTCCCTTATCAATGAATGTTTAGATAAAAAGTTTGCGTCGCATGATTAAAATTCGAATTACATTGAATGGGCCGTTAAAGACCGTGCATGTTTATAAGCTAGAAGTGAGCTAAGCTGTGGAATCCCGAAGGGGTGCGTGCCCGAATGGAGAAGCTGCTGGAGATTAGCGGTTTGAAGACCTACTTTTACACAGACCGTGGTGTCGTGAAGGCGGTTGACGGCGCTCACCTTGACCTCTTGAAGGGTGAGGTTGTAGGAGTGGCGGGCGAAAGCGGGTGCGGAAAGAGCACGCTGGGGCACTCGATCATCAGGCTCGTCCCTCCCCCCGGCAGGATCGTCGGAGGGAAGATCCTGTACAAAGGTTTGGATCTGCTCAGTCTGAGCGAGGAGGAGTTCAGGAAGATCAGGTGGAGGGAGATCTCGATGATCTTTCAGGCCGCGATGAACGTTCTAAACCCGGTCTACACCGTAGGCGAGCAGATCGCTGAGGTCTTCATGGTTCACAACGGCTTGAGCAAGAAGGAGGCGCTGGAGAAGGCTCGGGAGCTGCTCTCGCTTGTGGGCGTGGATCCCCGGCGCGCGAACAGCTACCCGCACGAGCTGAGCGGGGGTATGAAGCAGAGAGTCGTTATAGCGATGGCGCTCGCTCTAAACCCGTCAGTGGTCGTTGCCGATGAGCCGACGACGGCGCTCGATGTCATCGTCCAAGCCCAGATCATCAACCTCTTGAAGAGGTTGAGGAGCAAGCTGGGGCTATCGATGATCTTCATCTCCCACGACTTGAGCCTGATAGCGGAAATCGCCGATAGGGTGGCCGTCATGTACGCCGGGCAGATCGTGGAGCTCGGCTCAAGCAGCATGCTCTACCGCGAGCCCAGGCACCCCTACACGAGGGGGCTCTTGGAGAGCATCCCGAGGCTCAGAGGGGATTTGAGGAAGTTGACGTGGATTGAGGGGGCTCCACCCGACCTCGTGAACCCGCCCGAGGGGTGCAGGTTCGCTCCAAGGTGCAGCTACAGGATGAGCATCTGCAGCAAGGAGGAGCCGCCGCTGGCGAGCATCGAGCCGGGCTACTACGTTAAGTGCTGGCTGTACGCGTAGGTGGAGAGTCGTGACGGCGGGCAACGATCTGGTTTACGCGCCTGAGATCAGCGAGAGAGTCAAGCTGGCTGTGAAAGACCTCAGAGTCTACTTCCCTCTTAGGAGGAAGCTTCTCGACGTGCTCCGGGGGGCCCCTCGACCCTTCGTTCGAGCCGTGGACGGTCTGTCGTTCGAAGTATTCGAGGGAGAAGTCTTCTCGCTCGTCGGTGAGAGCGGCTGCGGCAAAACTACGACGGGTAAGACCGTGCTAAGGTTGATCAAGCCGTACTCGGGCTCTATCCTCTACAAGCCGGGGGCTGCTGTGAACCACAACAGGTTGCGCCCCGAAACCGAGTACGGGCACATCGACTTGGCCAAGTACGACGAGAAGGAGTTGAAACCGCTCAGGAGGGATCTGCAGATCTGCTGGCAAGACCCCTTCAGCAGCATCAACCCGCGCAAGACCATCTTCAAGATCCTCGAGGAACCTCTCCTGATCCACAGGATCGGCTCTACCCGGGGCGAAAGGTACGAAATCATCGCGAAGGCGCTGGAGATGGTCAAGCTGGTCCCCCCGGAGGAGTACATGCGCGCCTACCCCCACATGCTCTCCGGCGGGCAGAGGCAACGCGTTGTTATAGCGAGAGCCCTCATCCTCAACCCATCCTTCCTCGTAGCCGACGAGCCCGTCTCCATGCTCGACGCTTCCGTCCGCGCGGAGATCCTCTCCCTGATGCTGGAGCTGAAGGAGAAGTACAACCTCACATACCTGTTCATCACGCACGATTTAGCCGTAGCCCGCTACATCTCGAGCAGAATAGGAGTCATGTACCTAGGCAAGATGGTTGAGATGGGTAACGCGCAGAAAGTGCTGAGCGACCCTCTCCACCCCTACACGCAGGCGCTCATCGAAGCGATCCCGGAGCCAGAGCCCGAGAGGCGGCTCACCGTGAGAGAACTTCCCATCAAGGGCGAAGTCCCGAGCGCCGTAACTCTGCCGGAGGGATGCAGGTTCCACCCGAGGTGCGTGGTTTGCGAAAGCAACCCAGCCCTAGCTGAGAAGTGCAGAACCCGGGAGCCACCTCTAATCAAAGTTGAGGGAGACCGATACGTCGCCTGCTGGCTAGCAGCCCGCGAGTAGACTTCTAGGCGCAAATCTTTTTAATGAGAGGATTTGCAGCCTCCATCGGATAGTGCAAAATTAATTTACTGAATCAATAAAAAGTGCTCGTAGAAATATTTATAAACACTGATTTCTAATAACACTTATAAACAGGCATTTGATAGGCTGGTGCTGAAAACGGCATGTCTGGTGCACGTAAGCCGCTCCTGATAGGGGTGATCGCGGCCGTAGTCATCGTGGCTCTAGCTGCTGCGGCCCTCTTCTTCTTCCAGCAGCCTCAGCAGCCAGCTCCAACCCCTGGTCCGGCTGAGGAGGCTGCTGCTCCCGCTAAACCGCAGGAGATAGAGGTTCTAAGGATCTCCCAGAGAGCCGATCTTTCAACGATTGATGTTCAAGTGGCTACAGATTCCCCCACACTGAACGTCTTCGGGCACGTGTACGAGACGCTGTTCAAACTGCGTTTCACCCCGGACGGAACACCCGTTTTCGAGCCCCACCTCGTAGAGAGCTACGAGTTCGTGAACGAGACGGCCATTAAATTCAAGTTGAGAAGCGGTATTCGGTTCCACGACGGTAAGCCTTTAACGGCGGAGGATGTTGTAGCTACTTTCAGGAGAGGCCCGGTTGTCGGTTCGATACC
Coding sequences within:
- a CDS encoding type II toxin-antitoxin system VapC family toxin translates to MDTSVIVAFIDENDANHGKAVEMLNQLEGYWKVTSELVLVELASVFSQAGFSEPVELAFYSVRRSGAQRASIDFSRVIRTALLYSRELKLRTLDLLHVASCRTIGATVFATLDRELARRKNAIANLLGIEVLHQLSG
- a CDS encoding ABC transporter ATP-binding protein, producing MEKLLEISGLKTYFYTDRGVVKAVDGAHLDLLKGEVVGVAGESGCGKSTLGHSIIRLVPPPGRIVGGKILYKGLDLLSLSEEEFRKIRWREISMIFQAAMNVLNPVYTVGEQIAEVFMVHNGLSKKEALEKARELLSLVGVDPRRANSYPHELSGGMKQRVVIAMALALNPSVVVADEPTTALDVIVQAQIINLLKRLRSKLGLSMIFISHDLSLIAEIADRVAVMYAGQIVELGSSSMLYREPRHPYTRGLLESIPRLRGDLRKLTWIEGAPPDLVNPPEGCRFAPRCSYRMSICSKEEPPLASIEPGYYVKCWLYA
- a CDS encoding ABC transporter ATP-binding protein; translation: MTAGNDLVYAPEISERVKLAVKDLRVYFPLRRKLLDVLRGAPRPFVRAVDGLSFEVFEGEVFSLVGESGCGKTTTGKTVLRLIKPYSGSILYKPGAAVNHNRLRPETEYGHIDLAKYDEKELKPLRRDLQICWQDPFSSINPRKTIFKILEEPLLIHRIGSTRGERYEIIAKALEMVKLVPPEEYMRAYPHMLSGGQRQRVVIARALILNPSFLVADEPVSMLDASVRAEILSLMLELKEKYNLTYLFITHDLAVARYISSRIGVMYLGKMVEMGNAQKVLSDPLHPYTQALIEAIPEPEPERRLTVRELPIKGEVPSAVTLPEGCRFHPRCVVCESNPALAEKCRTREPPLIKVEGDRYVACWLAARE